From Pelosinus fermentans DSM 17108, the proteins below share one genomic window:
- the rpsS gene encoding 30S ribosomal protein S19, whose protein sequence is MSRSIKKGPYVHPSVMKKIDAMNAAGDKKVIKTWSRSSTILPNFVGHTVAVHDGRKHVPVYITEDMVGHKLGEFAPTRTYKGHSGSERSTSLR, encoded by the coding sequence GTGTCCAGATCAATTAAAAAGGGACCTTATGTTCATCCTAGCGTGATGAAAAAAATTGACGCAATGAACGCAGCTGGCGACAAAAAAGTAATTAAGACTTGGTCGCGTAGTTCTACCATTCTTCCTAATTTCGTTGGACATACTGTTGCGGTACATGATGGACGTAAACACGTACCTGTCTACATTACTGAAGATATGGTAGGTCACAAACTAGGTGAGTTTGCACCTACTCGGACATATAAAGGTCATTCTGGTTCAGAAAGATCTACATCATTACGGTAA